From a region of the Oncorhynchus mykiss isolate Arlee chromosome 32, USDA_OmykA_1.1, whole genome shotgun sequence genome:
- the LOC110487595 gene encoding collagen alpha-1(V) chain isoform X3, which translates to MDIRDCPFRKKRRPWRLDFSSFALVTLVLALCQLPVARADPVDVLRMLQLPSLPEGVRKVPGFCTSRRAGSADHAYRITKKAQISAPTNQLFSGRFPENFSIMALVKAHAGLQAFLLSIYSEQGVQQLGVELGRSPVFLYEDQTGKPAPEDYPLFSGVNLADGKWHRIAISVSKKNVTLLLDCKKRMTRALPRSNSPVVDTKGITMFGARLLDDEVFQGDIQQLLIASNPQAAYDFCEHYSPDCDSPLPKTQSQDPNTYKGANGNADKRKPVVVKADKPIVVKADKPVVIKADKPIVVKADKPIVVKAAKPIVVKAEKPVVVKAEKPVVVKADKPIVVKAEKPVVVKAPKPVVVKSAKPASTKPAKAEHAKLEATAKPAKAVPAATKPSKAKLYPAKPAKAKPTAIEVLLNKIKPTTVTPVAKPTPAAKKGEKKVNGKPIVEKKVNGEAKINGNAKPIVEKKVNGEAKINGNAKPIVEKKVNGNSKVNGKPVVEKKLNGEAKVNGNGKTAEDKKVSGNGNGKTPEDKKVSGNGNGKTPEDKKVSGNGNGKTPEDKKVSGNGNGKTPEDKKVSGNGNGKTTEDKKVSGNGNGKTTEDKKVSGNGKSASDKKAHGKTEAAKPETTKAQPKKDVAKVKVEKTVVSKEKPAKAETKVVVAKTEVKIKVVKTEVTKVKEAKTEITKVKPRESVVIKVPPFLKPAPKKELPSPEPASPKPERTKVVLDVNNVKSMTQKMPPFGKTAYSGTVVPVPETPKKKTGNGYQQDVETANSEAGHTPTETDYYYEEAVLQPESEVIGQEGTTGQVEETLVAEEVDLAKAGGEVEAFTEEYVTGDLGMKEYDYSYKDYNEPLPEGETDGYMGPALSAVTDEGGASVSAVKGEKGEPAVLEPGMLIEGPPGPEGPAGLPGPNGPSGPPGSVGDPGERGIPGKSGIPGADGVPGPPGTSVMLPFRFGSSGGDKGPMVSAQEAQAQAILSQARLALKGPPGPMGYTGRTGPLGTPGSSGLKGESGDPGPQGPRGPQGLSGPLGKSGRRGRAGADGARGMPGEGGPKGDRGFDGLPGLPGDKGHRGDTGGLGPLGGPGEDGERGDDGDIGPRGLPGEPGPRGLLGPKGPNGIPGPPGVRGNDGPHGPKGNLGPQGEPGPPGQQGTSGTQGMPGPQGAHGPPGDKGPTGKPGLPGMPGADGPPGHPGKEGPVGTKGNQGPNGPQGTIGYPGPRGIKGTQGIRGLKGHKGEKGEDGFPGIKGDFGVKGERGEGGVPGPRGEDGPEGPKGRVGPPGELGPIGLVGEKGKLGVPGLPGYPGRLGPKGSLGFPGFPGTNGEKGTRGLIGKSGPRGQRGPTGPRGQRGPRGSTGKSGAKGTSGSDGPSGPPGERGLPGPQGANGFPGPKGPPGPPGKDGLPGHPGQRGEVGFQGKTGPPGPPGVVGPQGSSGETGPLGERGHPGPPGPPGEQGLSGPSGKEGTKGDPGPPGGPGKDGPSGLRGFPGERGMPGTPGGGGLKGSEGPAGPPGTAGSPGERGQAGSGGPIGPPGRPGPQGPPGPSGEKGVPGEKGPIGPAGRDGVQGPVGLPGAAGSIGVPGEDGDKGEVGEHGQKGAKGGKGEHGPPGPPGPMGPLGQPGAAGADGELGARGQQGPFGAKGDEGSRGFPGAPGPIGLQGLPGPSGEKGETGDVGPMGPPGPPGPRGPAGPSGADGPQGPPGGLGNPGNLGDKGEPGEAGPPGIGGEPGKKGPRGEHGDKGEAGQPGASGPAGGRGGPGDDGPKGNPGPVGFPGDPGPPGELGPRGQDGAKGERGEDGEQGQAGSPGPTGENGPPGGPGKRGLAGTRGPEGRQGEKGTKGDPGANGPPGKTGPVGPQGQPGKPGTEGLRGLPGSVGEQGSPGLAGQKGPPGPLGPPGLPGLRGEGGDKGEKGHSGLIGLIGPTGEQGEKGDRGLPGPQGTHGYKGETGVSGGTGPIGPGGPAGMPGPQGVKGAKGATGGAGPKGEKGVSGPPGPPGPPGDVIQPLPIQISKKSKRSIDASRMLSETDAEAVAADATGTEFLTGSEGMEEIFGSLNSLRQEIETMRFPLGTKDSPARTCQDLKLGQPELKDGEYWIDPNQGCSRDSLKVFCNFTAGGETCLYPSKSADTVKLSSWTTEKPGSWYSEFATGSKLSYVDSNGEPIGVVQLGFLRLLSVQARQNLTYHCHRSVAWADRTANNGHKRALHFQGANDEDLSYETSPYIKALVDGCSYRKGFDRTVVEVNTPQVEQLPLRDLKITDFGESNQKFGFEVGPVCFLG; encoded by the exons ATGGATATTCGAGATTGCCCCTTTCGGAAGAAGCGGAGACCATGGCGCTTGGACTTTTCCTCTTTTGCCTTGGTGACCCTGGTGCTCGCCCTGTGCCAACTACCCGTGGCTCGGGCAG ATCCAGTGGATGTGTTGCGGATGCTGCAGCTGCCCTCTCTCCCCGAAGGGGTGCGGAAGGTTCCAGGCTTCTGCACCTCCCGCCGTGCCGGCTCCGCTGACCACGCCTACCGCATCACCAAGAAGGCCCAGATCTCTGCCCCCACCAATCAGCTCTTCTCAG GTCGTTTCCCGGAGAACTTCTCCATCATGGCCCTGGTCAAGGCCCATGCGGGCCTCCAGGCGTTCCTGTTGTCCATCTACAGTGAGCAGGGTGTCCAGCAGCTGGGTGTGGAGCTGGGACGCTCCCCCGTCTTCCTGTACGAGGACCAGACCGGCAAGCCCGCCCCCGAGGACTACCCCCTCTTCAGTGGCGTCAACCTGGCCGACGGCAA GTGGCACCGCATCGCTATCTCCGTGTCGAAGAAGAACGTCACCCTGCTCCTGGACTGTAAGAAGCGCATGACCAGGGCCCTGCCTCGCAGCAACAGCCCCGTGGTGGATACCAAGGGCATCACCATGTTCGGGGCACGCCTGCTGGACGATGAGGTTTtccag GGCGATATCCAACAGCTGCTGATCGCATCCAACCCTCAGGCTGCTTATGACTTCTGTGAACACTACAGCCCCGACTGTGACTCCCCTCTACCCAAGACCCAGTCCCAGGACCCCAACACATAC AAGGGTGCCAATGGCAATGCTGACAAACGCAAACCCGTGGTAGTTAAGGCTGACAAACCTATAGTCGTTAAGGCGGACAAACCTGTAGTCATTAAGGCAGACAAACCTATAGTCGTTAAGGCGGACAAACCTATCGTCGTTAAGGCGGCCAAACCTATCGTCGTTAAGGCAGAAAAACCTGTAGTCGTTAAGGCAGAAAAACCTGTAGTCGTTAAGGCGGACAAACCTATAGTCGTTAAGGCAGAAAAACCTGTAGTCGTTAAGGCTCCCAAACCTGTAGTAGTTAAGTCGGCAAAACCTGCCTCAACCAAACCTGCGAAAGCAGAGCATGCTAAGCTTGAGGCCACAGCCAAACCAGCTAAAGCCGTACCTGCTGCCACCAAGCCCAGCAAAGCCAAGCTTTACCCGGCCAAACCAGCCAAAGCCAAACCTACTGCAATTGAAGTCCTCCTGAACAAGATCAAACCCACTACAGTCACACCAGTGGCCAAGCCCACACCTGCTGCGAAAAAAGGCGAAAAAAAAGTAAATGGCAAACCTATAG TTGAGAAGAAAGTAAATGGTGAGGCCAAAATCAATGGCAATGCCAAACCTATAGTTGAGAAGAAAGTAAATGGTGAGGCCAAAATCAATGGCAATGCCAAACCTATAGTTGAGAAGAAAGTAAATGGTAATTCCAAGGTCAATGGCAAACCTGTAGTTGAGAAGAAACTAAATGGTGAGGCCAAAGTTAATGGCAATGGTAAAACCGCTGAGGATAAGAAAGTGAGTGGTAATGGCAATGGTAAAACCCCTGAGGATAAGAAAGTGAGTGGTAATGGCAATGGTAAAACCCCTGAGGATAAGAAAGTGAGTGGTAATGGCAATGGTAAAACCCCTGAGGATAAGAAAGTGAGTGGTAATGGCAATGGTAAAACCCCTGAGGATAAGAAAGTGAGTGGTAATGGCAATGGTAAAACCACTGAGGATAAGAAAGTGAGTGGTAATGGCAATGGTAAAACCACTGAGGATAAGAAAGTGAGTGGTAATGGCAAAAGCGCCAGTGACAAAAAAGCTCATGGCAAAACCGAAGCAGCAAAACCTGAAACCACTAAAGCCCAGCCCAAAAAAGACGTCGCTAAAGTTAAAGTAGAAAAAACTGTGGTCAGCAAAGAGAAACCAGCAAAAGCAGAAACTAAAGTAGTGGTAGCAAAAACCGAAGTCAAAATTAAAGTAGTAAAAACCGAGGTCACAAAGGTTAAGGAAGCGAAAACCGAGATCACTAAAGTCAAACCAAGAGAGTCAGTTGTCATCAAAGTTCCTCCCTTCCTCAAACCTGCACCGAAGAAAGAGCTGCCAAGCCCAGAACCTGCTTCCCCGAAGCCAGAGAGAACCAAGGTGGTGCTTGATGTAAATAACGTCAAATCGATGACCCAAAAAATGCCTCCCTTCGGCAAGACTGCATACAGTGGCACCGTCGTCCCTGTGCCGGAAACACCGAAGAAGAAAACGGGCAACGGTTATCAACAG GATGTAGAAACTGCAAATTCTGAGGCTGGCCACACCCCTACAGAGACGGATTATTATTACGAGGAGGCAGTCCTACAGCCAGAGAGTGAGGTGATTGGACAAGAAGGGACGACTGGCCAG GTGGAGGAGACATTGGTGGCAGAGGAGGTAGATTTGGCCAAGGCAGGGGGTGAGGTCGAGGCCTTTACTGAGGAGTATGTGACTGGCGACCTGGGCATGAAGGAATACGACTATTCCTACAAGGACTACAACGAGCCTCTGCCCGAAGGAGAGACTGACGGCTACATGGGCCCCGCCCTGTCCGCTGTGACAGACGAGGGAGGC gcctcagtgagtgccgtaaaaggagagaagggagagccCGCTGTCCTTGAGCCT GGTATGTTGATTGAGGGACCTCCGGGACCAGAGGGACCAGCA GGTCTCCCCGGACCTAATGGCCCATCTGGCCCTCCTGGCTCTGTTGGTGATCCTGGCGAGAGG GGAATCCCTGGAAAGTCTGGTATCCCCGGTGCCGATGGCGTCCCTGGCCCCCCCGGAACGTCTGTCATGCTGCCC ttcCGTTTTGGAAGCAGTGGAGGAGACAAGGGTCCCATGGTCTCAGCACAGGAAGCCCAGGCTCAGGCCATTCTGTCTCAGGCCAGG CTGGCTCTGAAGGGACCACCCGGACCAATGGGCTACACTGGACGCACAGGACCTCTG GGTACCCCTGGAAGTTCTGGTCTGAAGGGTGAGAGTGGGGATCCTGGGCCTCAG GGCCCCAGAGGACCACAGGGTTTGAGCGGTCCTCTCGGCAAATCAGGAAGAAGA GGTCGTGCTGGAGCTGATGGCGCCAGAGGCATGCCAGGAGAGGGCGGGCCTAAG GGGGACCGTGGTTTCGACGGACTGCCTGGATTGCCCggagacaaaggacaccgg GGTGATACTGGAGGATTGGGACCCCTAGGAGGTCCtggagaggacggagagagg GGAGACGACGGAGACATCGGACCGAGAGGACTTCCAGGTGAACCC GGACCTCGTGGTTTGCTCGGGCCTAAAGGTCCGAACGGAATCCCCGGCCCTCCT GGTGTGCGTGGAAACGACGGTCCCCACGGTCCTAAAGGAAACCTG gGTCCCCAAGGAGAGCCAGGGCCCCCAGGGCAGCAGGGTACCTCAGGAACACAG GGAATGCCAGGGCCACAGGGAGCCCACGGCCCCCCGGGAGATAAG GGCCCCACAGGAAAACCTGGTCTGCCAGGAATGCCCGGAGCCGACGGCCCCCCT GGTCACCCAGGAAAGGAGGGACCTGTTGGCACCAAAGGAAACCAG GGTCCCAACGGTCCTCAGGGAACTATTGGCTATCCTGGCCCTCGTGGCATTAAG GGAACTCAAGGTATCCGTGGACTGAAGGGTCACAAAGGAGAGAAG GGAGAAGATGGCTTCCCTGGAATTAAAGGAGACTTTGGTGTCAAGGGGGAGAGA GGAGAGGGTGGAGTGCCCGGCCCCAGAGGAGAGGACGGTCCTGAGGGGCCAAAGGGTCGTGTTGGGCCCCCTGGCGAGCTCGGGCCCATCGGTCTGGTTGGAGAGAAG GGTAAACTTGGtgttcctggacttcctggctaTCCTGGAAGACTTGGACCTAAG GGCTCCCTCGGTTTCCCAGGATTCCCTGGAACCAACGGCGAGAAGGGAACAAGG GGTCTGATTGGAAAGTCTGGACCTAGAGGACAAAGAGGACCAACG GGCCCCAGGGGTCAGAGAGGGCCAAGAGGGTCTACTGGGAAATCAGGAGCCAAG GGTACATCAGGAAGTGACGGCCCATCTGGTCCACCAGGAGAGAGG GGACTGCCCGGACCTCAAGGAGCAAACGGTTTCCCGGGGCCAAAGGGACCTCCC GGACCACCAGGAAAGGATGGACTGCCCGGACACcctggacagagaggagaagtT GGATTCCAAGGAAAGACTGGGCCACCCGGGCCTCCAGGTGTTGTTGGCCCTCAG GGTTCCTCAGGAGAGACTGGCCCTCTGGGCGAGCGCGGTCACCCCGGGCCTCCAGGACCACCAGGCGAGCAGGGACTCTCCGGACCATCTGGCAAGGAGGGAACGAAGGGAGACCCTGGTCCCCCAGGCGGCCCCGGGAAAGACGGGCCCTCAGGACTGAGAGGCTtccctggagagagaggaatgcCTGGCACCCCG GGAGGTGGCGGACTGAAAGGAAGTGAAGGCCCAGCAGGACCTCCCGGAACAGCT GGATCCCCAGGTGAGAGAGGACAGGCAGGCAGCGGAGGTCCCATCGGACCCCCAGGAAGACCCGGCCCCCAGGGGCCTCCAGGACCATCAGGAGAGAAGGGAGTGCCT GGTGAGAAAGGTCCGATTGGCCCGGCTGGGCGTGACGGTGTCCAGGGCCCAGTGGGTCTGCCAGGTGCAGCCGGATCCATCGGAGTTCCAGGAGAGGACGGAGACAAG GGTGAGGTTGGAGAGCACGGCCAGAAGGGAGCAAAGGGCGGCAAAGGAGAGCAT GGTCCTCCCGGTCCACCAGGGCCAATGGGTCCACTCGGTCAACCCGGCGCTGCT GGAGCTGATGGAGAACTAGGAGCCAGAGGTCAGCAGGGGCCATTTGGAGCCAAGGGAGATGAAGGATCAAGAGGATTCCCAGGGGCCCCAGGTCCTATTGGACTGCAG GGATTGCCAGGCCCatcaggagagaagggagagactgGAGATGTCGGACCAATG GGTCCACCTGGCCCCCCAGGACCCCGTGGCCCTGCTGGTCCCAGCGGTGCTGAC GGTCCTCAAGGTCCTCCTGGTGGTCTGGGTAACCCTGGAAACCTGGGAGATAAG GGAGAGCCTGGTGAAGCTGGACCACCTGGAATCGGAGGAGAGCCAGGAAAGAAG GGCCCACGTGGAGAGCATGGTGACAAGGGAGAGGCGGGACAACCTGGTGCTTCTGGCCCTGCGGGTGGAAGAGGAGGCCCTGGAGACGACGGACCTAAAGGAAACCCT GGCCCTGTTGGTTTCCCTGGCGACCCCGGTCCCCCTGGTGAACTCGGTCCCAGA GGTCAAGATGGcgcaaagggagagaggggagaggacggCGAACAAGGACAAGCT GGATCTCCAGGACCCACGGGTGAGAATGGACCCCCTGGTGGACCTGGAAAGAGG GGTCTTGCTGGAACGAGAGGGCCAGAGGGACGACAAGGAGAGAAGGGAACTAAG ggagaCCCAGGTGCTAACGGACCTCCAGGAAAGACAGGCCCCGTCGGACCTCAGGGTCAACCAGGGAAACCAGGAACGGAGGGTCTGAGAGGACTCCCTGGATCAGTG GGCGAACAAGGTTCTCCAGGCCTTGCCGGCCAGAAGGGACCTCCCGGACCACTG GGACCACCAGGCTTGCCAGGACTGCGCGGCGAGGGCGGTGACAAGGGGGAGAAGGGCCACTCGGGTCTGATCGGTCTGATTGGGCCCACcggagagcagggagagaagggagacagaggaCTGCCAGGGCCACAGGGGACACACGGGTACAAGGGAGAGACT GGTGTCTCTGGAGGCACTGGGCCTATCGGTCCTGGTGGCCCTGCTGGCATGCCT GGTCCCCAAGGTGTCAAGGGAGCTAAGGGTGCTACA ggagGAGCTGGTCCCAAGGGAGAGAAGGGTGTCTCAGGACCCCCTGGGCCTCCA GGTCCTCCAGGCGACGTCATCCAGCCGCTGCCCATCCAAATCTCCAAGAAGTCAAAGCGCTCCATCGATGCCAGCCGGATGCTGTCCGAGACAGACGCAGAGGCGGTCGCAGCCGACGCCACCGGCACAGAGTTCCTGACAGGCAGTGAGGGCATGGAGGAGATCTTCGGCTCACTGAACTCGCTGCGACAGGAGATCGAGACCATGCGCTTCCCTCTGGGCACCAAGGACAGCCCTGCACGCACCTGTCAGGACCTGAAACTCGGCCAGCCAGAGCTCAAAGACG GAGAGTACTGGATCGACCCCAACCAGGGTTGCTCTCGCGACTCTCTCAAGGTGTTCTGTAACTTCACCGCCGGTGGGGAGACCTGCCTGTACCCCAGCAAGAGCGCGGACACG GTAAAGCTCAGCTCTTGGACCACGGAGAAACCAGGCTCCTGGTACAGTGAGTTTGCAACTGGCAGCAAG ctctcgTATGTGGACTCTAATGGCGAGCCGATCGGCGTGGTCCAGTTGGGCTTCCTGCGGCTGCTGAGTGTCCAGGCCCGCCAAAACCTCACCTACCACTGCCACCGCTCCGTGGCCTGGGCCGACCGCACGGCCAATAACGGCCACAAGAGGGCGCTACACTTCCAAGGCGCCAACGATGAGGACCTCAGCTACGAGACCAGCCCATACATCAAGGCCCTGGTCGACGGCTGTTCT tatCGTAAGGGCTTCGACAGGACAGTGGTGGAGGTGAACACGCCCCAGGTGGAACAGCTTCCCCTGCGGGACCTCAAGATCACAGACTTTGGGGAGAGCAACCAGAAATTTGGCTTTGAAGTGGGACCTGTCTGTTTCCTGGGCTAA